From the Lathyrus oleraceus cultivar Zhongwan6 chromosome 4, CAAS_Psat_ZW6_1.0, whole genome shotgun sequence genome, one window contains:
- the LOC127138042 gene encoding uncharacterized protein LOC127138042 codes for MVGPEIVQQTIDKIEMIREKIKVSQSRQKSYHDKRRKALEFEVDNHVFLRDTPVTGVGRALKSRKLTSCFIGLYQISEKVGDVAYRITLPPSLVNLHDVFHVSQLRRYIVDPSHVVQLDDVEVRDNLTVETLPMRIEDREVKQLRGKEITLVKVVWGGPAGGNVTWELESQMRDSYPELFP; via the coding sequence ATGGTTGGACCTGAGATAGTTCAACAGACTATTGATAAGATTGAAATGATCAGAGAGAAGATAAAGgtttctcagagtcgtcagaagagttaccatgacaagagAAGGAAAGCACTTGAGTTTGAGGTAGATAATCATGTATTTTTAAGAGATACTCCGgtaacgggtgttggtagagcattaaagtcgcgtaagttgacgtCGTGTTTTATTGGTCTGTATCAGATTTCTGAGAAAGTAGGTGATGTGGCTTATCGGATTACATTGCCTCCGTCACTTGTTAATCTCCATGATGTGTTTCAcgtgtctcaattgaggagatacattgtggatccttcgcatgttgtcCAATTAGATGATGTTGAGGTTAGAGATAATTTGACTGTGGAGACATTACCTATGCGGATAGAAGATAGAGAGGTGAAACAACTTCGTGGTAAAGAGATCACTTTGGTGAAAGTCGTTTGGGGAGGACCGGCTGGTGGAAATGTGACGTGGGAGCTTGAGAGCCAGATGAGGGATTCATATCCCGAGTTGTTTCCTTGA